Proteins encoded within one genomic window of Microbacterium sp. zg-B185:
- a CDS encoding DUF4349 domain-containing protein → MNTDQRSVASAPPPELPALAEDRIDEMEDALFADIARERSARRAGRSRGWLIAAAAAAVIVVAAVIAPSVGTLVGGAATYESADAPAPQVQPDRGAAGVEAGEVSESTSLSDLDATKQADAAGGRDIITTASASVEVEDIGRAAAAIADAAESRDGYVESMSIGRSGQVLPVEPGVVYDSTMPYPYPYPSEGGWVTVRVPAEALQSLLDQLSGVGEVTASTVNRQDVTEATLDLEARVDAAQASVDRLTQLMAQAGNLTDLIAAESALAERQATLESYQQQLKYYDDQVALSTLTVTLTEPAEAVSADPAGFGDGIAAGWNGLVATLNGIVLALGFLIPWIGVLVVAGLIAWAIVALVRRRRSRRAVAASAGTPAEPAESGRSAAEHGTPE, encoded by the coding sequence ATGAACACCGATCAGCGTTCCGTAGCGTCCGCACCGCCGCCCGAGCTGCCCGCCCTCGCCGAGGACCGCATCGACGAGATGGAGGATGCGCTGTTCGCCGACATCGCTCGCGAGCGGTCCGCTCGCCGGGCGGGCCGCAGCCGGGGATGGCTCATCGCCGCGGCCGCCGCGGCGGTCATCGTCGTGGCTGCGGTGATCGCTCCGAGCGTCGGCACGCTCGTGGGCGGTGCCGCCACGTACGAGTCCGCCGATGCGCCGGCGCCGCAGGTCCAGCCCGACCGGGGGGCGGCCGGGGTCGAGGCGGGTGAGGTGTCGGAGAGCACGAGCCTGAGCGACCTGGACGCCACGAAGCAGGCCGACGCCGCCGGCGGTCGCGACATCATCACCACGGCATCCGCCTCCGTCGAGGTGGAAGACATCGGCCGGGCCGCCGCGGCGATCGCGGATGCCGCGGAATCGCGCGACGGATACGTCGAGTCGATGAGCATCGGCCGGTCCGGACAGGTCCTCCCCGTCGAGCCCGGCGTCGTCTACGACTCGACCATGCCGTACCCGTACCCGTACCCGTCCGAGGGCGGATGGGTGACCGTGCGGGTTCCCGCGGAAGCGCTGCAGTCGCTGCTCGATCAGCTCTCCGGGGTGGGCGAGGTCACCGCGTCCACGGTCAACCGGCAGGACGTCACCGAGGCAACCCTCGACCTGGAGGCTCGCGTGGACGCGGCGCAGGCATCCGTGGACCGCCTCACCCAGCTGATGGCGCAGGCCGGCAACCTCACGGATCTGATCGCGGCCGAGTCCGCGCTGGCCGAGCGACAGGCGACGCTGGAGTCCTACCAGCAGCAGCTGAAGTACTACGACGACCAGGTCGCGCTCTCGACGCTGACCGTGACGCTGACCGAGCCCGCCGAGGCGGTCTCGGCCGATCCGGCAGGTTTCGGCGACGGCATCGCAGCCGGCTGGAACGGCCTGGTCGCCACGCTGAACGGCATCGTCCTGGCTCTGGGGTTCCTGATCCCCTGGATCGGGGTCCTCGTGGTCGCGGGGCTGATCGCGTGGGCGATCGTGGCGCTGGTGCGCCGCCGCCGGAGCCGTCGCGCCGTCGCGGCGAGCGCGGGCACCCCTGCGGAGCCGGCGGAGTCGGGGCGGTCGGCCGCGGAGCACGGCACGCCGGAATGA
- a CDS encoding 1-phosphofructokinase family hexose kinase, which translates to MAASASASASAQHPFPHDPIVTATPNPALDVSTSVDRVVAEHKLRCGPTRLDPGGGGVNVSRVVRNLGGRSVAVYAIGGPAGQAYRDLLEREGVVGRAVRIAAGTRESFTVDETATGQQFRFVLQGPRMREPEWRAFLTAVADDMPVGGYIVPSGSLPPGAPEDLYARIARLAGERGTRCIVDSSGAALRAALDEGVYLIKPSRGELGELVGAQLEDEQSLLGAAQELVDAGACEVVALTLGADGALLVTADGALRLPTPKVRVQSTVGAGDSFLGAFVLRLAQGRDLRSAFRAAVAAGSATAMLPATELCRPEDVATLEAGLEPIPTENW; encoded by the coding sequence ATGGCGGCATCGGCATCGGCCTCGGCCTCGGCACAGCATCCCTTTCCGCACGATCCGATCGTCACGGCGACGCCGAATCCGGCGCTCGATGTCAGCACGTCGGTGGACCGCGTGGTTGCCGAGCACAAGTTGAGGTGCGGCCCGACGCGGCTCGATCCCGGCGGTGGCGGCGTGAACGTCTCTCGCGTCGTGCGCAATCTGGGCGGCCGCTCGGTCGCGGTGTATGCGATCGGAGGTCCCGCCGGGCAGGCGTACCGCGACCTTCTGGAGCGTGAGGGCGTCGTGGGCCGAGCCGTGCGCATCGCCGCCGGCACGCGCGAGAGCTTCACCGTGGATGAGACCGCAACCGGTCAGCAGTTCCGGTTCGTGCTGCAGGGACCCCGGATGCGCGAGCCCGAGTGGCGTGCGTTCCTGACGGCCGTCGCCGACGACATGCCCGTGGGCGGGTACATCGTGCCCAGCGGGAGCCTGCCACCCGGTGCGCCCGAGGACCTCTACGCCCGGATCGCCCGTTTGGCCGGCGAGCGCGGCACCCGGTGCATCGTGGACAGCTCGGGAGCCGCGCTGCGCGCCGCTCTGGACGAGGGCGTGTACCTGATCAAGCCCAGTCGAGGCGAGCTCGGCGAGCTCGTCGGCGCGCAGCTCGAGGACGAGCAGAGCCTCCTGGGTGCCGCGCAGGAGCTCGTGGACGCCGGCGCGTGCGAGGTGGTCGCCCTCACTCTGGGAGCGGACGGCGCCCTGCTCGTCACGGCGGACGGGGCGCTGCGGCTGCCCACGCCGAAGGTGCGCGTGCAGAGCACGGTCGGCGCCGGCGATTCCTTTCTGGGCGCCTTCGTGCTGCGGCTCGCGCAGGGCCGCGACCTTCGCTCCGCGTTCCGCGCTGCGGTGGCAGCGGGCAGTGCCACGGCGATGCTGCCCGCGACCGAACTGTGCCGTCCCGAAGACGTGGCGACGCTCGAGGCAGGACTCGAGCCGATCCCGACGGAGAACTGGTGA
- a CDS encoding DUF1992 domain-containing protein: MAHDSRDAAMRYRLRREALERGEDPPEEDEPDGESAIMTEAQRAAAVNVVIEQAIRRGDFDDLPGAGKPIPGLGASHDPDWWIKRKIERERLTGLGPPALTLRTEYATLAARLDDLHAESGVREHLADFNHRVIEARRQLLGGPPVVTPTVDIDEWVRDWRDRRDAAARRVAAEAESATRRRAGRRFWRRGRA; the protein is encoded by the coding sequence GTGGCGCACGACAGCCGGGATGCCGCGATGCGGTACCGCCTGCGCAGGGAGGCTCTGGAACGGGGGGAGGACCCCCCTGAGGAGGACGAGCCGGACGGCGAATCCGCCATCATGACCGAGGCGCAGCGAGCCGCTGCGGTCAACGTCGTCATAGAACAGGCGATCCGCCGCGGCGACTTCGACGATCTTCCCGGCGCCGGCAAGCCCATCCCGGGATTGGGCGCGTCCCACGATCCGGACTGGTGGATCAAGCGCAAGATCGAGCGCGAGCGGCTGACCGGGCTGGGGCCGCCCGCCCTGACCCTGCGCACCGAGTACGCGACCCTGGCGGCGCGCCTGGACGACCTGCACGCCGAGTCCGGGGTGCGCGAGCACCTCGCGGACTTCAACCACCGCGTCATCGAGGCGCGCCGCCAGCTGCTGGGGGGTCCACCGGTGGTCACGCCCACGGTGGACATCGACGAATGGGTGCGCGACTGGAGGGACCGGCGGGATGCCGCGGCCCGGCGCGTCGCGGCGGAGGCGGAGTCCGCGACGCGACGTCGTGCCGGGCGGCGCTTCTGGAGGCGAGGACGCGCGTAG